One Dasypus novemcinctus isolate mDasNov1 chromosome 27, mDasNov1.1.hap2, whole genome shotgun sequence genomic window, GGATATTCGTACAGCATGTCATTGCCCCTAGCGGCCCAGTACTTACTGCCTGTCAACCAAAAGTGGCTGTGAAAAGATTTGCCTGGGTCTCGGGCAAGCGTTGGGCAGGATTTTCCCTGCTGTTTGCCAATGAATGGAGTGTTTTATTCCCAAGTGAGCTTCACCCAGTCAGCCATTTCTCTTTACGGGGCCACCTCTCACCAGTCCAGTTTCCAGGGAGGACACGTGTGTTGGGATTTCATCTGACTGAGGACACCTCTAAGCTCCACCAGGCTTGGTCAAGTGGAAGGATTCTGTATTTGTTCATTTAGTTACTCTGGACTATCAATTCATCTTACAGCGTGAGACCAGAGTGTCACTGCACAAATATACGCTACTACCTTACACCCAGGCAATTTGAAAtgtcatatatacacaaaatcTCTTTTTGTCATGACATGTACATTAGGCAAGTCTGTTTCAAGATCCTTTGCTTATTAAACCTGTTTTCAACGATTCACCTTAAAGCTATCAGGGTTTATTGTCTTAATATTTTGTGCATACAAAGCCAAACACCTGAAAATGTGTGAACAGTCAGATGTTTGGCAAAATGCACACAAAGCCAGAGCTGAATATTGGAAATGGATTGGAGCTAGAGGAATCAAACAGTTGCCCCACGGGATGCAAGGGGCCCATTTACAAAACTATATTTGGGGGAGGTGTGGGTGACCCATCTCACTCAGAAAGGTAGAGCATATTAAGGGGATCTCTAAAAAAACCAcagaataagtttttttttttttttcaccttcagTGCCAAATAGCTTCCCTGGGTCTCTATGTTTATCTAAGCACCTTGAGAAATCCGGGGCATGTTTAAAATATACAAGTACTAAACACTTTGTCTCAAATGGAGAGTTTTCCCATTCTAGTTTCATAAtcagaaagacaggaaaaatcAAATCACCagctatttgatttttatttgaaatgacTTGCAAATGCACCCTGTGATTTTTAATCACAAAGATGAATCCCCATTGATTTGGTAGTGGAGACCTATagattttgaggaaaaaaattcaGGGATTGAAATTACCTAGTACCTCAGATTTCTCAGCCCAAATTGGTGACtaaattatttcatgaaaatcGGGAAAAATCAGGAACATTACCTTTGAAAAAAAGGATTTCATCTCTTTCAGGAACTTCATAAGCTGCCTCAAGTCCACTTGGCAGATGTGGCCAGAAATCAGAGatgaaaatgaggtcattttgtGGATTGTAGGGGTGAGTGCGGATGGAGAATCTGATTTTTGAGAGAAAGCAATCAATTTTAAACTTGCCAGCCATCTCCTGTTATCCTATCATCTGCTCCTGACATCCAGCCCCTCCTATTGCTGGAAGAAGACTCTCATCCAAATTGACAAGCAATTCCAAAATGCCAGGTTCTTTATTACACCATGCCTTGTCTCACAGGGACTCTACATGGAAGTTCCATTATTCCTATCTTACCAATGAAAAAGGAAGGCCACCCAGCTGAAAAGAAGCAAAGGCTAATTTTAAACTCAGATCTCTCTGTCTGCAAAGACCAAGCTCTTTGCCTCTATTATCCTTCCTTTGGGAGTTTCACCATGTTCATTTCAGAGTTGATGGGGGCTGGGGTCATAGCACAAGACAAACTTCCATGTGGGTCAGCCAAAGAATTCCCAAGACTGCCAGAGCTAAACAGAAGGGCCACAGCAAGCCAGTGTTGGGAAAGACAAAGGGTCATATGAGGAGTGAGGCGTGGGTAAGAGCTGATGATATCCCAATGGCTCCACCTCCCAGTGGTCACTGGCCGCTTTGGCAGGTAGTCCCTAGAAATGCTGCCTGCAGCCCCTGGACTTCCCCTCACCCTGGAGCAGAGTGGGTGTGATGGTCCTGATGGCTCAGTGGCCAACACCTGCAGGGGCAGCCCTCCAACAATAAGGGAAAGGAGTGGCAGAAAACACCCCAGGTTCCTTGCCCCTTTGTGGGACATTCTGAAATATGTTCTTCATGGCCTTCAGAGGGTCTGAGGTTGGGGCCTGACCCCAGGAACCCCCAGCGGCAGTTCCCTAATCGACACAGCCCTGTTAGCCCCAacaccttctctttctccttcactCCTTGACTGTGCCTTGTGTGAACACCTCCCAAACAAACAAATCCTTGCCTTAGCATCTGCTCAGTTTCCCTCCTAACTGACTAAGCGCTGTACAAATCAGCGAACATTCtcaggcttcagtttcctcaagaGTTAAGACCACATAGCACACGCTCAGTGGTCCCTTTCAGTTCCAAATTCCGATTCTACAGGAGCACTTCCTGCCAAATGGAACATTTCACTCACAGTTGTTTTCGAGAGGGGTTTGCTGGCACATGATGCGTCCATTAAAACTGAAGatgaaagaaggagaaggaggagaaggaggaagacaaggaggaagaaaaggaagaagataaggagttggaggatgaggagaaagaaaagaaggaatttCATGTTTCCCTTAAAGCCTCACATGTCCATATAGACATCTAAAATATAATTACTATGGACCTCACATGTCCATATAGACATCTAAAATATAATTACTATGGTTTTAAAACTCATTTCCTTGATTCCCTGAATGTACTATCATGTAGATAATCATACAAAATAGTACAAAGCATCAAATGTTCTACAGGATTAGGGAGATTTGCTGACTTCCTCTAATTACCCAGCAATTTTCATCTTTTGGAGGCCCACAAGTATGAGGAAACTAGTATTTGCTGTCCTTATTCTTAAAGGAATCGGTTTGATGGGAAGAAGGCAGTTCCTTGCCTGTGAGAGAGATCCCGGGTTGTTGAGTCCACACCTTACACAGGGTTCTGGGGTCCTTTTCTGAGGGGGAAGCATCACATTGTGGCTGCCCATATCTGCTAaagttggggtggggtgggggtggggtcctAATAAGTGCTTGTGGATTCTTCCAGCAATGTCTCCTCACATTCTCTCAGCCTCCAGGAGGACAACAGAGACCAGTCAGGATCACAGGCTTTGGGGGGCTCTTCTTCTCCAGATGGAAGGGGAGACACATAAAGGTGGCCCTCCTTTCCAGGCTCTGTTACCTCAGAGTGTACAGATCTGATCTAAACAGGGTAGCCAGAAggaatattttttctaataaagCACTAACATATTGGCCATCATAGAGAATGGAACAGTAAAAGGAGCTGTAGAGCAGAGTTAGTGCTCAATTCTTATTCCATTCCTAGGAAGTCTGGGACCTCAGCAAGTCTCATTTCTTTCCTCTACCTAACTCTACACATCCAGGGTGTCATGGGGGGCAGTGGGAGTGGAACTTGGAGTATCTTCCCTTTCATGAGTTTTTCCTGATAtggatgaatacattttttttttcctttaagaaataaagtttattgacttgcatctgctctagctcacagaaggacactcttgcattggTACTATCAACCGCAATTCTCATCTGCCTCTGGGGGTATGTGAATACAGTTTTGAAGAATAAATTGTTTCATGTCAGTGCACAAACATTATGATTATGAACAAAAGGTATGCTATTTTAGTAACATATCAACCATCCAGTGAATTTTCCAGAACAACTCAAAAACAAATAAGACATTATTAATTCTGATTGGTACCTGTCTTTCACGAAGTACAGTTCTCCACGGTATTTCATGACAGTATCAAATGTTAGCTTACTGTCACAGGCTCGTGGGGTTTGGGGCCCTGTGGGCTGGACAGGATTTTCAGAAGGTCCTTACACAATAAACAAATATCCTGGAGTTAGTGAAGCTTATTGTAGTgttgacacaagaaaaaaaatggatgagGGATCTCTCAATGTCTAAGGGCATTGCTAGTCTATTGGAAGCACATGGATGACCCGAGAGCCACTGGTCTGTTTTGCTCTACTTTTGCTCACCGTAGATGTCCTGAATGGCATCGATGTCGACCTGAAATAGCAGAGGGTCATCACTGTAGCTGTAGGAAGGGAACATCAATGCCCCTAGGTCAGAAGAATGTGAGAGTCCCAGGGAATGGCCCACTTCATGAGCAGCAACACGATAAAGGTTGTAATCTACAAAAGTCAACCAAATTCATTAGAAATTAttggatgtatgtagaattttcaggtACTCAATGAGCTAATGTATTTCTAAACCACACAAAAATTCCACTGTGATTTCTTTGATGACTTGAGTGAGTTTTGTATGAATGTGTGAGTTTGAATAAAGGAGGAGAAAATCTCTTCGTTAATACTAGAGAGGCTTCTTTTTCTAGAATCTGACtactacattttaatttttaaaaaatcagctgaTCTGCAAAAGCTCAGGATGATTAGTAAGTATAACATTAAATAAGTTGGAAAATCATTTATTCTAGAGAAACAATAACATTCTATTACcatttattgctttttcttcatTGAAAAACTAATATAtgtttcaaaacaaaaatttGCATTACATGGTAAACTTCCAGAAAATACATCCCCAAAGCCACTTCACCAAGGTTACCATTTTTCAGTTTGGGCATATAGTTAtccatatataaaattattttaatattatattagcAAAAGCTTTCATTGACATATTTTGGTCAATAAGATGCTGCAACAAGTAGAATTAATATTCTCATACCTTTTGCTAAATATAAGAATAGTGTTGTGATTATCCTTCTAAGCACTCTTATTAAAATGGATATCTTTAAAAAGCATATAAGAACCAATAATATTCACTCATTATTTTAGATAAACCAAGAAATACTgcatttttaaatagagaaagagaaagagttaGTTGACTCACTTCTGTAATCTTTGGTCCACCTTTCTTTTTCATCAAAATGAACATCTCCTCCAAGTCCTTGTCCCGGTGAGAATGCGTGAGCGAGTATAAGGCTAGATTCATAAAAGGGAGAATTGTCACCATGATCTGTAAGGAACAGAATTCAGCCAAGGTaaattgtggtttttatttaggCTAAACAACCTAGAAGATACAAGAGGGCAATGGTTAGGAGCGAAAAGTCATCAACTGATTGTCTGTGATAGGCTCTTCCATCAGCCCTTTAAACCAATACTCTCCTATGCTAGGAGGAACTCTGATTGCACAGGTATGGGAGCCGGTATGGGGGCAGTAGAAGGTGAGGTTCAGAAGGGTTTTGGAGACAGGAAGAGCTCACCTCCCCAGACAAAGGATATCATGATGTCCGCTTCACCCTCAAAGACCTTGGTGAAGGTCAGGGGTGTGACGTTACTCCAGAGTTGAAAGGCTTTCTCAATGGCCTGGTCCACATCTGCTCGCGGCAAATCTGGTGTGTAGGTTTTGATCCTTAGagggaaacagaaagaacagaaaCACACTAgaccttctttccttctctcccgaGGGGAACAGCCTTCTCCCTCTGGTGTTCAGTCTGCTTACCTGTAGGTCAGGTTTGTGTGGTCCCACCAAGGAGTCCCCTGAGTGCGACCAAATGCAGCCACATCGGGCACCCCACATCGGGGCTGCTTCATCGCCTTCTGGGTGGCAGCATCTGGCCACCCAGTCACTTTCAGCCCAAAGAATTGCTGCATTTGCTTCAGCTTGTCAACCATCTGGTTTCTGTGTTTCTGGCTTCTGGAACTGGTCCCATCATTCTTCAGGTTGTAGAAGTTTTCTAGGTATTTCTGATGAAGGATAAAATTATTGAAACACAGGTTGTGAAATCTTTCCCTATTTTCTGAAAATCACAGCATTTTATGGTGGTGACTGAACAGCCCTTCTGCCTTAAAGATTAAACTCAGAGAGAAAAACACTGTCTCTGTAATGATCTCACAGCCTTTAGCATGTGTCTCGTTGGTGCAGGAATATCGTGACAGTTGTAGAAATCAAGCTATGGCTAAGTCCTTTAACTTCAAAGTAAGAATTACCATGAGCACAGGCAGCCCTGCATATTGTCCCTTTGGCTCCCTCTAGCTTTATCATCATCAGGAGAGTCTCTGAATAGGTAGatagattttatttttgcttttcttatgAGGCCCTGTTTCTTGCCAAGGAGTTAATTGTTCTAGTAAAGGACCCCAAGCTTGCTTCAGAACTCTTCCTCCCACACCTTGGAAAATAGAGGCGACTGAAATGCTCTCCCAGGTCGGGCAGGTGTGATTTGGTCATTACCTGGACCAGCTCCAGATCCTGCCCTTGGGTCTCGGGCGGGGCTGGGAAGCCGTGAGCGCCGgtgcccagcagcagcagcagcagcagaaggCCGGGCATGCTGACCTCTGTCTTCTTTCTCACTAAGGGCGACCGACGGCTTCCTAAGTGCCCGCCGTGCCAGGGCCTCAGGCTCACGCTTTATGTAGAGCCCTGGCACTCCCAGACCACCAAGGTCATCTGATTGACCTTTGATAACATCTTATTCCCTTGAAACACTGCAGTCTCAACCTTCAGCAGAAATTGTGACATAAGGCAGattaatcttttgtttttttggcttCGAAATCTCATCAAGCAGGACATAAACAGACACACCCCATCCTACAAGGTTGTATTCTCTTAAAACATCTACACTATCTTAAGAAAGTTCCTCATTATTATGTAACCCATAATATATAACTGAGCACTCCATGGACTTTTCAAACAACATTAATTCTGTGTGCACACTCTGCCAGAGCAGAGGCGGGATTGGCTGGCTGGGTGTGGGCTACTCTTACTCTTTACTCCACCAACACAGAGAACTGACTCTGCATGTAGCTGGCTTTACAGGTGCCCCAGGATTTCCTCCTGGTCCTTAGGCCAGGACTTCTATTTCCTCCTGGAAGTGTGAGAGCTACCGTGACCTCTCTCAGTCACAGATCACCCTGGGTTAGAGAACACTGGGTCTGAAGCCACCTTGGTCCACAGAGCAAGTGCGAAGTAATTGAGCACTAGTTTTGTTCCTGGCCCATCAGGCTCCTCTGAGAGCTATGGGTCCAGGCTTGGGCACAGCAGTGTCTACAAGCTGCAGTCTGAccactgtttgtttgtttcagttcCATTTCTATA contains:
- the LOC101432285 gene encoding interstitial collagenase-like; amino-acid sequence: MPGLLLLLLLLGTGAHGFPAPPETQGQDLELVQKYLENFYNLKNDGTSSRSQKHRNQMVDKLKQMQQFFGLKVTGWPDAATQKAMKQPRCGVPDVAAFGRTQGTPWWDHTNLTYRIKTYTPDLPRADVDQAIEKAFQLWSNVTPLTFTKVFEGEADIMISFVWGDHGDNSPFYESSLILAHAFSPGQGLGGDVHFDEKERWTKDYRNYNLYRVAAHEVGHSLGLSHSSDLGALMFPSYSYSDDPLLFQVDIDAIQDIYGPSENPVQPTGPQTPRACDSKLTFDTVMKYRGELYFVKDRFSIRTHPYNPQNDLIFISDFWPHLPSGLEAAYEVPERDEILFFKGSKYWAARGNDMLYEYPRDIYSSFGFPDTVKKIDAAVHEEETGKTYFFVGDKYWRYDENRQAMDADYPKKIVDSFPGIGEKVDAVFKNEGFFYFFHGKIQYEFDPKTERVLSLLNANSWFLC